The segment CAGTCGTTACTTTTTGAGCCATAGAAGCCTCCTATCAGGGACTACCGCCCCACACATATCTGATCGTGTAGAAAGGTGTAATCATTATGTTCATCATGAATAATATTTATGATAATGATCATGAATAGGCAAGCATGAAATTTGGGAGACCAAAGTGAAGGTCAGTCGCCAACAAGTCGCAGAAAACCGCAGCCAGATCCTTGATGCTGCTGCACGGATGATTCGGGAAGAAGGGCTGAATGGTATTTCGGTCGCCAAGGTCATGCAGGCCGCAGGCCTGACCCATGGGGGTTTTTATGGCTACTTCGGCTCAAAAGACGACCTTGTCACTGCAACACTGGACCATATCCATGGCGTGAATGGCACCAACAGCAGCGCCGATATTACAAACCTTGCTGATTATGCCACCGAGTACCTGAGCCGCACCCATCGCGACAACCCGGGTCAGGGCTGCGCATTTGCCGCGATTGGATGTGAAGTTGGTCGCAGTTCCGCTGACAGCCGTGCCGTCCTGACCGATGCAACCCGGCGTCAAATTGAAAAGCTGAGCACTATTACCGATAACAAGACCGCAGAACCTGCGGAACGGCGGCGTGAAGCAATAGGCAACTGGTCGGCGATGGTTGGTGCCGTGATGCTGGCCCGTCTGGTCGATGATACCGAACTGTCAGACGAAATCCTGAACGAAACACTTCATTGGATTACGAGCAAACCGAAATAGGGGATCAACCGGACATCCCAAGCCAAGGTTGCCAAAAGCAAAAGGCCGCCCCGAAGGACGGCCTTTGAACTTTCATCATGGAGCGGGCGAAGAGATTCGAACTCTCGACCCTAACCTTGGCAAGGTTATGCTCTACCCCTGAGCTACGCCCGCATCATCATGAAAGCATGATGAGGAAACCACCTGATGGAGCGGGCGAAGAGATTCGAACTCTCGACCCTAACCTTGGCAAGGTTATGCTCTACCCCTGAGCTACGCCCGCATTCATCAGTATTTCCTGCCCCTGTGGAGCGGCGCGGATAATAGCCCAACAAAACGTGATTGCAACCCTTTTTTCCATCAAATCGCCACCACATCCAAAATGGCGGTTTTCCTTGACTTTTTACCCTTAAAACAGGGAAATCACGCCAACATGCTGCAATTTGCGTCCTAATTGCAATCTGACCATCTTCGCGCGACCCAGCCAGAAGGAAAACAGGATGAGTGATCCATCAACCGCACTTTTCGATTATCTCGAAAATCTTGGGATCCAAACCCGCACGCACGAGCATGTGCCGCTGTTTACGGTCGAGGATTCGCAAAAGCTGCGCGGGGATCTGCCGGGCCTTCATTCCAAGAACCTTTTTGTCAAAGACAAGAAGGATGCCCTGTGGCTTGTCGTGGCTGAGGAAAATACCGAAATCCGGATGAACCACCTGCACAAGACACTGGGTTGCGCCCGTCTTTCGTTTGGCAAACCGGAACTGCTGCTTGAGACGCTTGGCGTCATTCCGGGATCGGTCACACCCTTTGCCCTGATCAACGATCATTCGCGAAAGATCAACTTCGCCCTGGATGCGAAGCTGGCCAACGGAGACATTCTTAACTTCCACCCCTTGCGGAATGACAGAACCACGACAATTCAGTCTGATGACCTGCTTCGATTTGTCACCAGTCTTGGCTACGAAATCAGAATTATCGATTTTGATGAAAAAATAGATTCGTTCTGATTCCGCACAAATGCTCATAAAGCCTTTTACCGCGAAACATTAAACTATAAGATTTTCCTAATGTTATGCAGAAGCCTCTTGTCGAACGGCGGTTGAGGCATCATCTAGAATTCAGAATTAGTGAGTAAACGATAATGTCTATCATTCTTGACGCCACCGCCCCGAATGCCGCCCCCACCGCTGGACAGGACAAAGACCTGATCAAGGACAGCGGCATTGAAACCTTTGTCCAGGACGTCATCGAACCCTCGATGGAAGTCCCGGTTGTCGTCGATTTCTGGGCCCCCTGGTGTGGCCCGTGCAAAAGCCTGACGCCAACCATCGAAAAGGTGACACGCGAGGCTGGCGGGCGCGTAAAGCTGGTCAAGGTCAATATCGATGAAAACCAGGAACTGGCGATGCAATTGCGCATCCAATCGGTTCCGACGGTCTATGCCTTCAAAGGCGGCCGCCCGGTTGACGGTTTTCAGGGTGCGCAGCCAGAAAGCGAAGTCCGTGCCTTTTACGAGCGTCTTGCAGGCGGCCCGATCGAAAGCCCGATTGCAGCAATTCTTGATCAGGCGGCTGGAGCACTTGCGGATGACGACCATGAAACAGCACATGGTCTTTATGTTGGCGTTCTTGAACGTGAACCTCAGAATGAAACAGCGATTGGCGGCATGATACGTTGCATGGTCGCAATGGGAGAAGTTGAAGAAACCCGCCATTTTGTCGACAACATGGCCGAAGCAGATCGACTGAAGGCACCGATTGCATCTGCGATCAGCGCGCTTGAACTGGCGGAAACCGGTTACAGCAAGGAAGACCTTGATGTCGCACGCGCCAAAGTCGCCGCCAATCCGGATGACCTGCAGGCGCAGTTTGATTTGGGCATGGCCTGCTTTGCCACCAACAAGCGCGAAGAAGCCGTCAACGCCATGATTGCGATCATTCGCAAAGATCGCAGCTGGAACGACGATGCCGGTCGCACCCAACTGATCAAGTTTTTCGAGGCATGGGGCCCAATGGACCCGGCCAGCGTTGCGGGGCGCCGCGCACTCTCGACGGTTTTATTTTCATGAGCATATGCGGTCCTTTCGATCCCAGTTTTTCGGATCTTCCAGATACATTGCCGGTCTTTCCGCTAAGTGGTGCGCTTCTGCTGCCGCGTGGCCATCTGCCGCTTAATATCTTTGAGCCGCGCTATCTGAGCATGATCACCGATGCCCTGGGGCAGGACCGCATGATCGGCATGGTTCAGCCACGCCCGGACGGGCGCAATACCTACTACATGGACCCGGACAATCCACCGGTCTTCCAGACCGGCTGTGCCGGCCGTATCACGGCGTTCAGCGAAACCGATGATGGTCGTTTCCTGATCACCCTGACGGGCGTCTGCCGGTTTAACATCGTCGAAGAACTTCCGATGCAGGGCGGCGGCTATCGCGCTGTTCGCGGTGATTTCACCCCGTGGAAGGATGATTTGCTGTTGCCATCGGCGGATTTGAAACCGATTGATCGTGACCGTCTCCGGCAGGCACTGGAAAGCTATTTCGCCCAGCATTCATTGCGATCCTGCTGGGATACACTTAGCGATACCGACGATGAAATGCTGGTAACGGCCATTGCAATGGGCTGCCGACTGAGCCCGCTTGAAAAACAGGCTTTGCTCGAATGCGCAAGCCTGTATGATCGCGGCGATATGCTGACAACCCTGCTGGAAATGGCAGCCCATCCACGGGCACCCCAAACCGCCAGCAACTAAACGTAATATGAAGGCCCAGAACAATGACCGCGACTCACAGCCCAGTAGACCCGAAACTGCTTGAAATCCTTGTTTGCCCGGTCACCAAAGAGACACTGGAATATAATCGCGAACAGAACGAGCTGATCAGCGTCAAGGCGGGCCTTGCATACCCCATCCGCGACGGTATTCCGATCATGCTGCCTGATGAAGCCCGTGTCATCGAAGACTGATTGTGACGGTTTTCATGTCGGAAGACAGCTTTACCCCGCGCTTCAGCCCGGTTGAAATCAACTATCTGCGTGACGACCATATTCTGGAAGTCGTCTGGGATGATGGGCTGACATCAAGATTCAGCGCCGAACTGCTGCGGGTCGAAAGCCCGTCTGCCGAGGTTCAGGGGCACCATCCGTCTGAAAAGAAAATCATCCCCGGCCGCCGCCATGTCGGCATCATCGACATCGTTCCGGTCGGGAACTATGCCGTGCGCATCACATTTGATGACCTGCATGATAGCGGCCTTTATAGCTGGCAGTATCTGCGCGACCTTCATGCCAATCAGGACCAGCTCTGGGCGGATTACCTTCGCGCCCTTGAAACACGCGGCCTGTCACGCGATCCCGTGCGTCGTTAAGGCAACAGGCTCCCTCTGATCCGGCCCATAAGCAAAAACGGCCCTGCCATGTGACAGGACCGTTCTTGGGATCAGACAACAAACCGGAAAGTTTGCCGTCGGCAGTGATCAGAAGCGGTAACCGACACCGATACCGAAGACCCACGGATCAAGATCCACATCAACCTTGGCCGGCGATGCCCCACCAAGGTCGGCAGTTACCGTTGTGTTCAGGAAGAGTTTCTTGACGTCAACGTTCAACGACCAAGGGCCAGAGATTGCATAGTCAAAACCAGCTTGGAACGCATAGCCAAAGCCATCGTCATATTTAACCGAGTTCGCAGCGCCAGATTTCTCGTTATAGAACATGGTGTAGTTCAAACCTGCACCAACATACGGGCTGAAACGCTGATCCGAGAGGAAGTGGTATTGCACCGTCAAAGTTGGCGGAAGCAGATTAACCGAGCCGAGATCAACATCGGGATTCTGCCATTTAACATCATGCTTGGTCGTTGCGGCGATCAACTCGAGAGCAATGTTGTCGGTAATGAAGTAAGAAAAATCCACCTCTGGAACATAATCATTGCTGACCTTGCCTTCCCCGGTAGCAATGTCACCGGTCGAGGTATCTTCGTCGGGCACTACACCGATAACACGGCCGCGAATGAGAATATCGCCTGCCTGTTTGGTTTTAAATGCTGCTTCCTGCGCGTGTGCGCCGGTTGCCGCAATCATCATCGTGCCAACAACAGCACAGCAGGCCACAGTGGCCATCAATTTCCGGGTAAGTGTCATGTTTATCCCCTGCATTCAAAAATAC is part of the Thalassospira lucentensis genome and harbors:
- a CDS encoding TetR/AcrR family transcriptional regulator; protein product: MKVSRQQVAENRSQILDAAARMIREEGLNGISVAKVMQAAGLTHGGFYGYFGSKDDLVTATLDHIHGVNGTNSSADITNLADYATEYLSRTHRDNPGQGCAFAAIGCEVGRSSADSRAVLTDATRRQIEKLSTITDNKTAEPAERRREAIGNWSAMVGAVMLARLVDDTELSDEILNETLHWITSKPK
- a CDS encoding prolyl-tRNA synthetase associated domain-containing protein — encoded protein: MSDPSTALFDYLENLGIQTRTHEHVPLFTVEDSQKLRGDLPGLHSKNLFVKDKKDALWLVVAEENTEIRMNHLHKTLGCARLSFGKPELLLETLGVIPGSVTPFALINDHSRKINFALDAKLANGDILNFHPLRNDRTTTIQSDDLLRFVTSLGYEIRIIDFDEKIDSF
- the trxA gene encoding thioredoxin; protein product: MSIILDATAPNAAPTAGQDKDLIKDSGIETFVQDVIEPSMEVPVVVDFWAPWCGPCKSLTPTIEKVTREAGGRVKLVKVNIDENQELAMQLRIQSVPTVYAFKGGRPVDGFQGAQPESEVRAFYERLAGGPIESPIAAILDQAAGALADDDHETAHGLYVGVLEREPQNETAIGGMIRCMVAMGEVEETRHFVDNMAEADRLKAPIASAISALELAETGYSKEDLDVARAKVAANPDDLQAQFDLGMACFATNKREEAVNAMIAIIRKDRSWNDDAGRTQLIKFFEAWGPMDPASVAGRRALSTVLFS
- a CDS encoding LON peptidase substrate-binding domain-containing protein, whose product is MSICGPFDPSFSDLPDTLPVFPLSGALLLPRGHLPLNIFEPRYLSMITDALGQDRMIGMVQPRPDGRNTYYMDPDNPPVFQTGCAGRITAFSETDDGRFLITLTGVCRFNIVEELPMQGGGYRAVRGDFTPWKDDLLLPSADLKPIDRDRLRQALESYFAQHSLRSCWDTLSDTDDEMLVTAIAMGCRLSPLEKQALLECASLYDRGDMLTTLLEMAAHPRAPQTASN
- a CDS encoding Trm112 family protein, with amino-acid sequence MTATHSPVDPKLLEILVCPVTKETLEYNREQNELISVKAGLAYPIRDGIPIMLPDEARVIED
- a CDS encoding gamma-butyrobetaine hydroxylase-like domain-containing protein; translated protein: MSEDSFTPRFSPVEINYLRDDHILEVVWDDGLTSRFSAELLRVESPSAEVQGHHPSEKKIIPGRRHVGIIDIVPVGNYAVRITFDDLHDSGLYSWQYLRDLHANQDQLWADYLRALETRGLSRDPVRR
- a CDS encoding OmpW family protein, which codes for MTLTRKLMATVACCAVVGTMMIAATGAHAQEAAFKTKQAGDILIRGRVIGVVPDEDTSTGDIATGEGKVSNDYVPEVDFSYFITDNIALELIAATTKHDVKWQNPDVDLGSVNLLPPTLTVQYHFLSDQRFSPYVGAGLNYTMFYNEKSGAANSVKYDDGFGYAFQAGFDYAISGPWSLNVDVKKLFLNTTVTADLGGASPAKVDVDLDPWVFGIGVGYRF